From Xiphophorus hellerii strain 12219 chromosome 6, Xiphophorus_hellerii-4.1, whole genome shotgun sequence, the proteins below share one genomic window:
- the LOC116722029 gene encoding tripartite motif-containing protein 16-like translates to MAQQAVQLDRETFSCSICLDLLTDPVAIPCGHSYCMNCIKSFWDEGEQKKSYHCPQCGKSFTQRPDLEKNTMLAALVEQLKKTGLQAAAPADQRYTVHEDVACDFCTGRKLKAIKSCLVCLASYCEKHLQPHYDSDTFKNHKLVEPSKNLQENICSKHGKVIDIFCRKDKKCICYLCSVDEHKGHNTVSAAAERAERQRELEERRGNIQQRIQDREKDVKLLQQEVEAINHSADKTVEDSEKIFTELIRLLQKRSSDVKQQIRFQQETEVSRVKDVQEKLEQEITELKRKDAELEQLSHTEDHNQFLLNYPSLPALSESTHSSSINIRPLRHFEDVAAAVSELREKLQDVLRDSWTNISLMVTGVDVSLSEAEPGPEPTTRAGFLKYSCKITLDPNTAHTMLVLSEGNRKVKRMDKHQIYPSHPDRFTDYCQVLSRESLTGRCYWEVEQRDYVAVAYKNISRVGSGDECRFGFNDKSWVVTGSGFYHNSIRTRTKYSVSSVVGVYLDHSAGILSFYSVSETMNLIHRIQTTFTQPLHAGVYGSAEFCKLK, encoded by the coding sequence ATGGCGCAGCAAGCAGTTCAGCTGGACCGAGAAACTTTCTCCTGTTCGATCTGTTTGGATCTACTGACGGATCCGGTGGCGATTCCTtgtggacacagctactgtatgaactgtattaaaaGCTTCTGGGATGAAGGTGAGCAGAAGAAAAGCTATCACTGTCCTCAGTGTGGGAAAAGCTTCACACAGAGGCCTGACCTGGAGAAAAACACCATGTTAGCAGCTttagtggagcagctgaagaagactggactccaagctgctgctcctgctgatcAACGCTACACAGTACATGAAGACGTGGCCTGTGATTTctgcactggaagaaaactgaaagccatcAAGTCCTGTTTAGTCTGTCTGGCCTCTTACTGTgagaaacaccttcagcctCATTATGATTCAGACACATTTAAGAATcacaagctggtggagccgtccaagaacctccaggagaacatctgctctaaGCATGGTAAAGTGATTGATATCTTCTGCCGCAAGGATAAGAAATGTATCTGTTATCTCTGCTCtgtggatgaacataaaggtCACAACACAgtgtcagctgcagcagaaagagctgagaggcagagagagctggaggagagacgaggaaacatccagcagagaatccaggacagagagaaagatgtgaagctgcttcaacaggaggtggaggccatcaatcactctgctgataaaacagtggaggacagtgagaagatcttcactgagctgatccgtctcctccagaaaagaagctctgatgtgaagcagcagatcagattccagcaggaaactgaagtgagtcgagtcaaagatgttcaggagaagctggagcaggagatcactgagctgaagaggaaagacgctgagctggagcagctctcacacacagaggatcacaaccagtttctcctcaactacccctcactgccagcactcagtgagtctacacactcatccagcatcaacatccgtcctctgagacactttgaggacgtggcagcagctgtgtcagagctcagagagaaactacaggacgtcctgagagactcatggacaaacatctcactgatggtCACTGGGGTGGATGTTTCACTGTCAGaagcagaaccaggaccagaaccaacGACAAGGGCTGGATTCTTAAAATATTCCTGTAAAATCACACTGGACCCAAATACAGCTCACACAATGCTGGTTCTGTCAGAGGGGAACAGGAAGGTGAAAAGGATGGATAAACATCAGATTTATCCAAGTCACCCAGACAGATTCACTGATTACTGTCAGGTTCTGAGcagagagagtctgactggacgttgttactgggaggtggagcaGCGTGATTATGTAGCCGTCGCATACAAAAATATCAGCAGAGTAGGAAGCGGGGATGAATGTAGATTTGGTTTTAATGACAAATCTTGGGTAGTAACAGGTTCTGGATTTTATCATAACAGCATCAGGACCAGGACCAAATATTCAGTTTCCTCCGTAGTGGGAGTGTACCTGGACCACAGTGCAggtattctgtccttctacagcgtctctgaaaCCATGAATCTGATCCACAGAATCCAGACCACATTCACTCAGCCGCTACATGCTGGGGTTTATGGTTCTGCAGAGTTCTGTAAGCTTAAATAA
- the LOC116722026 gene encoding tripartite motif-containing protein 16-like, which produces MEQKENQLNQRKFCCSICLDLLKDLVTIPCGHSYCMNCIKTFWDKEDQKRIHSCPQCRKTFTRRPNLKKNIMLAELLEDLKKIELQAAPADHRYAGPEDVACDFCTGRKLRAIKSCLVCLASYCEKHLQPHYDSDTFKKHKLVEPSKNLQENICSKHGKVIDIFCRTDQKCICYLCSMDEHKGHDTVSAAAERTERQRELEERRGNIQQRIQDREKDVKEQKEKVVFINRSADKSVEACEKIFIDLIHLIQQKSLDVKKYIKSEQEADIRLHENIQNCLEQEITELNKKDTELKQLLVTEDNIQFLNNYIPETKISIQEPYMRFRNCWDEWFLNDVKAAVSEAESTVEQIVNNKWMEISLKEINSEASSSTPTEGLVDRNELLKYSQELTLDSKTANRYLSVTRKRAVKKDTEQFEDDHERFEYCCQVLSKGSLSRCSYWEVQSSGRFTVAVAYKDIRETGRLWNYILGKNENSWALECCRLMYVFRHNKTLTLISAPYSATIGVFLDHRAGILSFYSVPDTISFFRRTQFGTCKTMTLLHTVQTRFTQPLLAGIQLYETGDSAEFCQFKGQKAP; this is translated from the coding sequence atggagcagaaagaaaatcagcTTAACCAGAGAAAATTCTGCTGTTCGATCTGTTTGGATCTTCTGAAGGATCTGGTGACGattccctgtggacacagctactgtatgaactgtattaaaaCCTTCTGGGATAAAGAGGATCAGAAAAgaatccacagctgccctcagtgcaGGAAAACCTTCACACGGAGGCcaaatctgaagaaaaacatcatgttAGCTGAATTATTAGAAGATCTAAAGAAGATTGAACTccaagctgctcctgctgatcaccgctatgctggacctgaagatgtggcctgtgatttctgcactggaagaaaactgagAGCCATCAAGTCCTGTTTAGTCTGTCTGGCCTCTTACTGTgagaaacaccttcagcctCATTATGATTCAGACACATTtaagaaacacaagctggtggagccgtccaagaacctccaggagaacatctgctctaaGCATGGTAAGGTGATTGATATCTTCTGCCGCACTGATCAGAAGTGTATCTGTTATCTCTGCTctatggatgaacataaaggtCACGACACAgtgtcagctgcagcagaaaggactgagaggcagagagagctggaggagagacgaggaaacatccagcagagaatccaggacagagagaaagatgtgaaagaGCAAAAAGAGAAAGTTGTGTTCATAAATCGCTCTGCTGATAAATCAGTTGAAGCATGTGAGAAgatttttattgatctgatacATCTGATCCAACAAAAAAGCTTAGATGtgaagaaatacattaaatcaGAGCAGGAAGCCGACATAAGACTTCATGAAAATATACAGAACTGTTTGGAGCAGGAAATCACTGAGCTGAATAAGAAAGACACTGAACTGAAGCAGCTCTTAGTTACAGAGGACAACATCCAGTTTCTGAATAATTACATCCCAGAAACAAAAATCTCCATTCAAGAGCCCTACATGAGATTTCGTAATTGTTGGGATGAATGGTTCCTCAATGATGTAAAAGCAGCTGTCTCAGAGGCTGAAAGTACAGTTGAGCAAATTGTGAATAACAAATGGATGGAGATTTCCCTGAAGGAGATTAATTCAGAGGCTTCATCATCAACTCCCACAGAGGGGCTGGTGGACAGAAATGAACTCTTGAAGTATTCACAGGAGCTAACACTGGACTCAAAGACAGCAAACAGATATTTGTCTGTCACAAGAAAAAGAGCAGTAAAGAAGGACACAGAACAATTTGAAGACGACCATGAACGGTTTGAATATTGCTGCCAAGTGTTGAGTAAAGGCTCTCTGAGTCGATGTTCTTACTGGGAGGTGCAGAGCTCTGGTAGATTCACAGTGGCTGTTGCATACAAGGATATCAGGGAAACAGGCCGACTATGGAACTACATACTTGGGAAAAATGAAAACTCCTGGGCTCTGGAGTGCTGCCGACTCATGTATGTATTCAGACACAACAAAACTCTGACTCTGATCTCGGCTCCTTATTCAGCTACAATAGGAGTGTTcctggatcacagagcaggtattctgtccttctacagcgtCCCTGACACTATAAGTTTCTTCCGCAGAACTCAGTTCGGCACCTGTAaaaccatgactctcctccacacagtccagaccagattcactcaGCCGCTGCTGGCTGGGATACAACTGTATGAAACTGGAGACTCTGCTGAGTTCTGTCAATTCAAAGGTCAAAAAGCTCCCTGA
- the LOC116721296 gene encoding tripartite motif-containing protein 16-like — MAQQAVQLDRETFSCSICLDLLTDPVTIPCGHSYCFKCIKSHWDQEDQKRIHCCPQCRKTFIPRPVLEKNTMLAALVEQLKKTGLQAAAADLRSAGHEDVACDFCTGRKLKAIKSCLVCLASYCEKHLQPHYNSATFKKHKLVEPSKNLQENICSKHGKVIDIFCRTDQKCICYLCSVDEHKGHDTVSAAAERTERQRELEERRGNIQQRIQDREKDVKLLQQEVEAINHSADKTVEDSEKIFTELIRLLQKRSSDVKQQIRSQQETEVSRVKDVQEKLEQEITELKRKDAELEQLSHTEDHNQFLLNYPSLPALSESTHSSSINIRPLRHFEDVAAAVSELREKLQDVLRDSWTNISLMVTGVGVLLPEPEPRSRARFLKYSREITLNPNTAHTQLALSEGNRKVTSMDQHQSYSSHPDRFTHFIEVLSKESLTGRCYWEVEWRGLGIYVAVAYKNISRAGSGNECRFGYNDKSWAFSSYKNTFSFGHNNIWTSISGPVSSRVGVYLDHRAGILSFYSVSKTMTLIHRVQTRFTQPLHAGVSVFPGGFAELCNQK, encoded by the coding sequence ATGGCGCAGCAAGCAGTTCAGCTGGACCGGGAAACTTTCTCCTGTTCGATCTGTTTGGATCTACTGACAGATCCTGTGACGattccctgtggacacagctactgttTCAAATGCATTAAGAGTCACTGGGATCAAGAGGATCAGAAAAGAATCCACTGCTGTCCGCAGTGCAGGAAAACCTTTATACCGAGGCCTGTCCTGGAGAAAAACACCATGCTAGCAGCTttagtggagcagctgaagaagactggactccaagctgctgctgctgatctcCGTTCTGCTGGACatgaagatgtggcctgtgatttctgtactggaagaaaactgaaagccatcAAGTCCTGTTTAGTCTGTCTGGCCTCTTACTGTgagaaacaccttcagcctCATTATAATTCAGCTACATTtaagaaacacaagctggtggagccgtccaagaacctccaggagaacatctgctctaaGCATGGTAAGGTGATTGATATCTTCTGCCGCACTGATCAGAAGTGTATCTGTTATCTCTGCTCtgtggatgaacataaaggtCATGACACagtgtcagcagcagcagaaaggactgagaggcagagagagctggaggagagacgaggaaacatccagcagagaatccaggacagagagaaagatgtgaagctgcttcaacaggaggtggaggccatcaatcactctgctgataaaacagtggaggacagtgagaagatcttcactgagctgatccgtctcctccagaaaagaagctctgatgtgaagcagcagatcagatcccagcaggaaactgaagtgagtcgagtcaaagatgttcaggagaagctggagcaggagatcactgagctgaagaggaaagacgctgagctggagcagctctcacacacagaggatcacaaccagtttctcctcaactacccctcactgccagcactcagtgagtctacacactcatccagcatcaacatccgtcctctgagacactttgaggacgtggcagcagctgtgtcagagctcagagagaaactacaggacgtcctgagagactcatggacaaacatctcactgatggtCACTGGGGTGGGTGTTTTActgccagaaccagaaccaaggaGCAGAGCTCgattcttaaaatattcacGTGAAATCACACTGAATCCaaacacagcacacacacaactGGCACTATCAGAGGGAAATAGGAAGGTGACATCAATGGATCAGCATCAGTCTTATTCTAGTCACCCAGACAGATTCACTCACTTCATTGAGGTTCTGAGTAAAGAGAGTCTAACTGgacgttgttactgggaggtggagtggagaGGTTTAGGGATTTATGTAGCAGTCGCATACAAGAAtatcagcagagcaggaagtggaaatgAATGTAGATTTGGATATAATGACAAATCTTGGGCATTTTCTtcttataaaaatacttttagtttTGGTCACAACAACATCTGGACCTCcatctcaggtccagtttcctccagagtcggagtgtacctggatcacagagcaggtattctgtccttctacagcgtCTCTAAAACCATGACTCtgatccacagagtccagaccagattcactcaGCCGCTACATGCTGgagtttctgtgtttcctgGAGGTTTTGCAGAGTTATGTAatcaaaaatag
- the LOC116721917 gene encoding E3 ubiquitin/ISG15 ligase TRIM25-like, whose product MAEQAVQMDRNTFNCSICLDLLTEPVTIPCGHSYCMNCIVGHWNEGVYSCPQCRKTFSPRPVLKKNIILVAAVEQLRSNRHEAAAADATAPADPHYAGPEDVPCDFCSERQRKAIKFCLICQNAYCEEHLEPHYEDFLLENHILVEPVKNLQQNCSSAEVLQSLLWPEVELYTECVLMPEPEPKTRADFLKYVREITLDPNTAHPQLLLSEGNRKVTFARQQQWCFSHPDRFSEWFQVLSRESLTGRCYWEVEWRGMGVSVAVAYKNISRTGSVNECGFGHNDKSWALLFDTSSNSFWHNNNKTPISDPHCSRVGVYLDHSAVQTRFTQPLLAGVRMYNTALSAEFCEPIDTLFT is encoded by the exons ATGGCAGAACAGGCAGTTCAGATGGACCGAAACACCTTCAACTGTTCAATCTGTTTGGATCTGCTGACCGAGCCGGTGACtattccctgtggacacagctactgtatgaacTGCATTGTGGGTCACTGGAATGAAGGAGTCTACAGCTGCCCGCAATGCAGGAAAACGTTTTCACCGAGGCCTgtcctgaagaaaaacatcatattAGTAGCTGCAGTGGAGCAACTGAGGAGCAATCgacatgaagctgctgctgctgatgctacTGCTCCTGCTGATCCCCActatgctggacctgaagatgtgcCCTGTGATTTCTGCTCTGAAAGACAACGGAAAGCCATCAAGTTCTGTTTAATCTGTCAGAACGCGTACTGTGAGGAACATCTGGAGCCTCATTATGAAGATTTCCTTCTAGAGAATCACATTCTGGTGGAGCCGGTCAAGAACCTCCAACAGAACTGTTCTTCAGCAGAGGTACTACAGAGCCTGTTATGGCCTGAAGTTGAACTCTACactgaatgtgttttaatgccagaaccagaaccaaagacccGAGCGGACTTCTTAAAATATGTACGAGAAATCACACTGGACCCAAACACAGCACACCCTCAGCTGTTACTGTCAGAGGGGAACAGGAAGGTCACGTTTGCACGTCAACAACAATGGTGCTTCAGTCACCCAGACAGATTCAGTGAATGGTTTCAGGTTCTGAGcagagagagtctgactggacgtTGTTACTGGGAAGTGGAGTGGAGAGGGATGGGGGTTTCTGTAGCAGTCGCGTACAAGAATATcagcagaacaggaagtgtgaATGAATGTGGATTTGGACATAATGATAAATCCTGGGCTTTACTTTTTGACACAAGTAGTAATTCATTTTGgcataacaacaacaaaaccccCATCTCAGATCCTCATTGCTCCAGAGTTggagtgtacctggatcacaGCGCAG tccagaccagattcactcaGCCGCTGCTGGCTGGAGTTAGGATGTATAACACGGCACTTTCTGCTGAGTTCTGTGAACCCATAGATACGTTATTCACTTAA